The Actinomycetota bacterium DNA window GGTCACGCATCATGCGGTGCTCGCCCGACCTCACGTGCGCGGCCGACTCGAGGGCCTGATCGCCGACTACGTGTCGTCCTTCGAGGTCGACGCGGGCGCGCTCGAAGGGATGATGGGCGGCTTCGACCCGACCGACCCCGAGCGCATGCAGGAGGCGTTCGCCGACCCGGAGCTGCTGCTGGGAGCGATGCAGACGCCCGCGCAGCACGAGTTGCTCGCCACCATCGAGACGCTGACGGTGGTGCTCGAGGGCTTCGTCGATCACATCATGGACACGGTCGGCCGCGGGTTGATCGGCTCGTACGGGATGCTCAGCGAAGCGGTGCGCCGGCGACGGGTGGAGGCATCCGACGGCGACCGCTTCGTGGAGCGCCTGCTCGGTCTGCAGCTCGGCCAGGCCCAGTACGACCGGGGCGCGACGTTCGTGCGCGGGGTGGTCGAGCGCGCGGGCGAGGACGCGCTGGCGCGCCTCTGGGTCTCGCCGCGCGAGCTGCCGACGCCCGCGGAGATCGATGCACCGGGGCTGTGGCTGGCTCGCATCGAGCTGCCTCACGAGTAGCCGGTCAGGTCGGCTCGGCGGCACCCTGGTCGGAGGCACGCGGGTCGGAGGCACGCGGTTCGGAGGCACGCGGTTCGGAGGCACGCGGTTCGGAGGCATGGTGCGCGACCGCCTTGCGACCGACGGCGTAGGAGAACGCGGCGAACGCGGCCGCGAACGCGAGCACGACCATCCCCAGGTCGATGTGCCGGCTCAGGGGCGTGACGACGACCGGCACCGCGGCGCCCAGCACCCACACGAGCTGGAAGCGCGTCTCGAAGCGGGCGAACGTCTGGCCCCGGGCCGCGTCGGGCGCATCGCGCTGCACGATCGAGTCGAACGCCACCTTCGCCGCGGCCGCGGCGACGCCCACGGTGCCCGCCAGCGCGGCGACCGCGGGCCGGGTGCCGAAACGCGCCGCCACCAGGCCCACGAACGCGACGACCAGCAGCGCGCCCATGAGCATGCGCTCCTCCGCCACCAGCCTTCGTAGGCGAGGCGCGAGGAGGTTGCCGAAGAACGTGCCCACGAGGCTGGCCACGAGCACCACGCCGAACCAGAACGCGGGGACCCCCGCGGTCTGGCGAAATCCGAAGGTGACCAGGAACGTGAGGAACCCGACGATCCCCCGCAGGACGGCCATCGCCGACGCGGCCAGGCGGATGCCCGCGGCGCGCAGCTGCTGGCGCTCGTCGGCGACCGGTGGGGGAGGGTCCCCGGCGGCTCGACGCAGCCGGAACGCCGCCACCGTCGCGGTGGCGAACACCACAGCCGCCAGCCGCAGCACCCAGTCCCCGCCGAGGAAGGAGACCTTCAGCAGGACGGCGCCCGGAGCGGCGATGGCGAAGCCGGCGACGACCCCGAGCACGGCGAGCCGCGAGTTGGCGTCGACCAGCTCCTCCTCGCGGTCGACGGCCGACGGCACCAGCGCGGACTTGGTGATGAGGTAGGTCTTCGAGAGCACGAGCGCGGCGAAGGCCTCGGGAAAGAGCAGCAAGCCCTTGAGGTGGTGCGCCATCGACAGACACACCAGGGCGCGACTGGCCGCCGAGAGGATCACGACCGTGCGCCTACCCGTGCGGCTCTTGTCGAGGACCGGCCCGAGCAACGGGCCCACCACCGCGAACGGGGCCATGGTCAGGAGCAGATACAGGATCACCTTGCCGCGGGCGGCCCCCGGACGGATGGAGAAGAACAGCGAATCGGCCAACGCCATGGTGATGAGCGTGTCGCCCGCCAGCATGAGGGCGTGGACGAGCGCGAGACGGGCGAACGGCGACGCGCCGAGCCCTCGCGAGCCTGCGCGCGCGGGGCTGCGAAGAGGCCGCCAACCGGCGTCGGTCGCCACCCGTTCATGGTACGACCGACGCCGATCTCCTCCGGGGCTCGACCTCGCTCAAGCCGATGTGGCCGATGGTCGACACAGTGGCATGGCCGACCTCTCCGACATGCTGGGCGACGTGTACGGAGACGACGCCAACGGCGAGCCGCATGCTCCCGAACCGCCTCCGCAACACCGTGACGGGACCGGAACGGCCCCGGAGGCCACCAAGCGGGCCCGGCCGGACTCAGAGGCCACCAACAGAGCGCCCGCGTGGGCCGACGAGTCGGTGCTCGACGCCGCCTTCGCCAACTGGACGCCGGGGCCGCCGCTCGACGCGCCCGCCGCGGAGCGCGACGTGTTCGCTCCCCACGTCGACCCGGCGAGCGCCCCGCCGCTGCCCGACGACCTCGCAGCCGCGCTCTCGGCTGCACTCGTGGGCGCACCTCCGGCTGACGTCGCCTTCATCGCATCCCCGGAGGCCTCGACCCCCGGCACTGACGTCGAGCAAAGACCCCTCGCCTCCATCGCGAACCCGGTCGGCTCTCCGCTCGGCGATGGAGGCTCGTGGGCCGAGCCGGCGGCGAGCGGTCGGGCGCACGCCGATTACGACGACCCCTTCAGCCGGTCGATGCCGCTGGTGGGTCGCCTGCCGTGGCAGCGCGGCGACGACGACATCCTCCCGCGCCGTTCGTCATCGCGCCGCGGGCGAGGCGGCCTCAGCTTGCGCCGCAAGTGACGCAGCGCGGCCCCGCCTCCGCTACTTCGACATCTCGTACTTGTAGCCCAGCCCGCGAATGGTGACGATGCGGCGCGGAGTCGACGGGTCTTCCTCGATCTTCGATCGCAGCCGCTTCACGTGGACGTCGAGGGTCTTCGTGTCACCCACGTAGTGCGGGCCCCACACGCGGTCGATCAGCGAGTCGCGCGTGACGACGCGGCCCGCGTTGTCGAGCAGGACCTCGAGCAGCTCGAACTCCTTCAGTGGCAGCGTCACGAGATCGCCCCGCACGAACACCTCGTGGCTCTCGGGCTCGAGCCGCACGTCGCCCACCTCGAGCACGCTCGCGCTGGGCACGGGCTGGTCGCGGGGAGCGCGGCGGAGGGCGGCGCGAATGCGAGCCACCAGCTCGCGCAGGCGATAGGGCTTCGAGACGTAGTCGTCGGCACCCACCTCGAGCCCGACGACCGTGTCGATCTCGGAGGTCTTGGCGGTCACCATGATGATCGGCACGCGGGAATGTGTGCGGATCTCACGACAGACGTCGATGCCGGAGATCTTCGGCAACATGACGTCGAGCAGGACGAGATCGGGCCGGACGGCGTGGAAGAGGCTGAGAGCCTCGGCGCCATCGCGTCCGACGATGACGCGGAACCCCTCCCGCTTGAGCCCGACGGTCAACGCCTCCACGAACGACTCCTCGTCCTCCACGACGAGGATCGTGGTCTCCGGCTCTCCCATGACCTCTCCTAGCCTGCTTCCGCCTGCGTGACAGCCACCGGCCCGGGGCCTGCCGGCAGCCGCAGCGTGAACGTGGACCCTTCGCCCTCGTGGGACTCGACACGCACCTCGCCGCGATGGTTCGCGGCCACGTGGCGAACGATCGCCAGGCCCAGGCCGGTGCCGCCCGTGTCCCGGCCACGACCCTGATCGACTCGGTAGAAGCGTTCAAAGATCCGCTCGAGGTCGCGGCCGGGGATGCCGATGCCGTGATCGCCCACGCTCAGCTCGACCCATCGCCCGTCGGTTCGGGCGCGCACGTCGATGTTCGAATTCGCGTCGGAGTACTTCACCGCGTTCTCGAGCAGGTTGTAGAGCGCGGAGACGAGCTGACGGCGATCGCCGAGGACCGAGACCCGCTGGGGCGCTTCGGTCGAGTCGATGACGATGCCGCGTTGGTCGGCGGCCGCGCGCACGCGCTCCACCGCCTGCGCGACCACGAGGTGCACGGGCACCGGCTCGCGCAATGGAGCCTCCTCCGACTCGATGCGGCTCAGGTCGAGCAGGTCGTCGATGATCCGCGCCACCCGCTGCGACTCGAGTTGCATGCGCGCCGCGAGCCGACGGACGACGTCGGGATCGCCCTCGCCTCCGAGGGTCTCGGCCAGGAGGCCGAGCGCGCCCACCGGCGTCTTCAGCTCATGGCTGATGTTGGCGACGAAGTCACGGCGCATGGCATCCACGCGCCGGCGCTCGGACACGTCCTCGATCACGACCGCCCCGCCGATGCTGCGCCAGCCGTCGTCGAGCGGGACGGCCACGACGTTCAGCGTCCGCCGGGGAGGGCCGTAGAGGTCGAGCGTGCGGGTCTGCGCCTCACCGTTCACGACGCCGCGGATCAGCTCCAGCACGGCCCGCTCGGCCAGGAAGTCGGAGTGACGGGCGCCGACGAACGGCGCGGCCTGCTCGTTGCAGTACACGATCTCGCCCCGCTCGTCGCACACCACCACGCCGAGCGACACGGAAGCGAGCGCGCCCTCGAGCCGCCCGACGCGGACCTGGGCGGCGCTCACTCGGGAGACCGCCTGCGTGGCCGCGTGCTCGAGCCGGTCGAGGCGGCCCTCCGCGCCTCGGCCGCCGGCGTCGGACCCGACCGGCTCGGCGTCGGCTCCTCCCTCGCCCAGGCGCACCGTGATCGCGCTCAACCGGCGCCGCAACGCCCGCCGGCTCAGCAGGACCCAGGGCAGGATCACGAGCGCGACCCCGCCGGCAGCCAGAACCGCGGCGATCGCCCCGCCGCTCACCGGTCCACCGTGCCTCGTTCCTCGGCCGGTGCGCCGATCTGCCACATGGGAGCTCCGCTCATCGGGTCTCGAGCTCCAGCTGCAACACCTCGGCGAGGGCAGCCGACGCGTCGAAATCCTCGATGGCGCGCACACCCACGAGCGCGGTGATCGCGGCGTAGCCGGCCATCACCAGCGAGGTGTCGGTATCGGGGTCGAGCTCGACGTCGGTCTCGGTGAGCTCGATCTGCAGCATCCCGTCGCGGCTCTCGGCCATCGCGGCGCGGACGCTGCCGAACGGCGCCAGCCGGGCGTTGCGGACACCGCGCACCTCGGCGGGACTCAGGTTGGGGACGTTGAGGTTGAGCACCGTGCGCGCCGGCGCATCCACCAGCCACGCCAGCGCGGCGGTGGCGAGCAACACGGCCGTCGCGAGCTCGCTCGGCTCGCCGGTGGCGATGCTCGTGGCCAGGCCCGAGATGCCGAAGTTGGCGGCGGTCAGAGCCGCACCGACGGTGCCGGAGTGCAGCACCGAGCGACCGGTGTTCGTGCCGGGGTTCACCCCGCTCACCACCACGTGGGGCTCGGGGCCGAAGGCGCCGAGCCGGGCCGCCATGACCGCGAGCGCGGGGGGCCCGTCGACGCTGAACGAGGGTGTGCCCTCGATCCCGGGGAGCTCGACCCGCACGACCTCGATGCCGGCCCCGGCGCCCAAGGGACCGATGCCCGCGCTGCTGCCGCTGTGATCGCGCGACGGGGCGGCCACCACGACGTCGTGCCCGGCGGCGACCATGCCGGCGGCGAGCGCGATCAGCCCGGGCGCCCCGACTCCGTCGTCGTTCGTCACGAGGACGCGCAAGGTCATCGGCCCCGGGTCATCGGCGAACAGCGGCGATCAGCGATTCGTACACCTTCAGTGATGCTACGGCTACCAGGAGGCCGCGCCGTGGCTCTCGTGTGAACGAAGGGTGAACCCGATGGGAACTGCGGGCCGCGACCTATCCCCCCGTCGCCGCCTCGTCGCCTTCGAAGTCGTCGTCCGGGATGCCGAGGTCCCAGTCGAGGAGGAGGTTCTCGCGCTCCGCGTCCCGGACGACCCGCTCACGGTTGCGGCGGAACTGCGGGTCGTGCGGCGGCAGGAGCAGCAGACGCGCGAGCGCCCGCTGCCGGAACTCCTCGATCAGGTTGCGATCGCCGAAGTCCGACTGCACCTCCCAATGCGGGGCGACGGGGCCCAGGTAGACCACCCGCACGTGGCCTCGAGGAGGTTGGGGCTCTTCGGGCTCCTCGGCCGGCGACGAGACGACAGGTGGCTGCGACATGCGCACGAGCCTACCGGCTCGACCTTTCCAATCTGCCGAGGCCATCGTTCATCTCGTGTTCACCGGCAGGTCACCTTGTTGCCAGGGGGCATCCATGCTCGTCGCCTACTACTCGCGTGCACGTCACAGGATCCATGCCCCTACGGAAGGGACAGGCACGAGACGAGGTGAACCGAGTGGCCGCCGAGACTCCACGCGACACGGTCCTGCCGCTCGACGTCGTCGCGCCCGCGCACCCGCAACAGGACTCGCCCGGGGCACCGGTGTTCGAGGTCAGCGACCTCAGCGTGTACTACGCGGGGTACCGAGCCGTGCGCGACGTGAACATCACGATCCGGGAGCGAGAGATCACCGCGCTGATCGGGCCTTCGGGCTGCGGCAAGACGACGGTGCTGCGTTGCTTCAACCGGATGAACGATCTCATCGCCATCGCGCGCGTCGAAGGCCGGGTCGACTATCACGGCGTCGACCTCTACCACCGCGACGTGAACCCCGTCGAGGTGCGCCGTCGGATCGGCATGGTGTTCCAGAAGCCGAACCCGTTCCCCAAGTCGATCTACGACAACGTCGCCTACGGGCCGCGCATCGCCGGGATGAAGGGCGACATGGACGAGCGGGTGGAGCGGTCGCTTCGGAGCGCCGCGCTCTGGGACGAGGTGAAGGACCGCCTGAAGAGCTCGGCGCTCGGTCTCTCCGGCGGTCAGCAGCAACGGGTCTGCATCGCGCGCGCGATCGCGGTCGAGCCCGACGTCATCTTGATGGACGAGCCGTGCTCCGCGCTCGACCCGATCGCAACGGGACGGATCGAGGACCTGATGCGTGAGATCAAAGAGCGCTACACGATCATCATCGTCACCCACAACATG harbors:
- a CDS encoding 5'/3'-nucleotidase SurE, which gives rise to MTLRVLVTNDDGVGAPGLIALAAGMVAAGHDVVVAAPSRDHSGSSAGIGPLGAGAGIEVVRVELPGIEGTPSFSVDGPPALAVMAARLGAFGPEPHVVVSGVNPGTNTGRSVLHSGTVGAALTAANFGISGLATSIATGEPSELATAVLLATAALAWLVDAPARTVLNLNVPNLSPAEVRGVRNARLAPFGSVRAAMAESRDGMLQIELTETDVELDPDTDTSLVMAGYAAITALVGVRAIEDFDASAALAEVLQLELETR
- a CDS encoding MFS transporter; its protein translation is MATDAGWRPLRSPARAGSRGLGASPFARLALVHALMLAGDTLITMALADSLFFSIRPGAARGKVILYLLLTMAPFAVVGPLLGPVLDKSRTGRRTVVILSAASRALVCLSMAHHLKGLLLFPEAFAALVLSKTYLITKSALVPSAVDREEELVDANSRLAVLGVVAGFAIAAPGAVLLKVSFLGGDWVLRLAAVVFATATVAAFRLRRAAGDPPPPVADERQQLRAAGIRLAASAMAVLRGIVGFLTFLVTFGFRQTAGVPAFWFGVVLVASLVGTFFGNLLAPRLRRLVAEERMLMGALLVVAFVGLVAARFGTRPAVAALAGTVGVAAAAAKVAFDSIVQRDAPDAARGQTFARFETRFQLVWVLGAAVPVVVTPLSRHIDLGMVVLAFAAAFAAFSYAVGRKAVAHHASEPRASEPRASEPRASDPRASDQGAAEPT
- the pstB gene encoding phosphate ABC transporter ATP-binding protein yields the protein MPLRKGQARDEVNRVAAETPRDTVLPLDVVAPAHPQQDSPGAPVFEVSDLSVYYAGYRAVRDVNITIREREITALIGPSGCGKTTVLRCFNRMNDLIAIARVEGRVDYHGVDLYHRDVNPVEVRRRIGMVFQKPNPFPKSIYDNVAYGPRIAGMKGDMDERVERSLRSAALWDEVKDRLKSSALGLSGGQQQRVCIARAIAVEPDVILMDEPCSALDPIATGRIEDLMREIKERYTIIIVTHNMQQAARISEMCAFFTTEVNETSDTRTGRLIEFDSTEKMFSNPSDERTENYVTGRFG
- a CDS encoding PAS domain-containing protein, yielding MCAPSRISTRRLPSPRCCSWSSRPDERSSHVADRRTGRGTRHGGPVSGGAIAAVLAAGGVALVILPWVLLSRRALRRRLSAITVRLGEGGADAEPVGSDAGGRGAEGRLDRLEHAATQAVSRVSAAQVRVGRLEGALASVSLGVVVCDERGEIVYCNEQAAPFVGARHSDFLAERAVLELIRGVVNGEAQTRTLDLYGPPRRTLNVVAVPLDDGWRSIGGAVVIEDVSERRRVDAMRRDFVANISHELKTPVGALGLLAETLGGEGDPDVVRRLAARMQLESQRVARIIDDLLDLSRIESEEAPLREPVPVHLVVAQAVERVRAAADQRGIVIDSTEAPQRVSVLGDRRQLVSALYNLLENAVKYSDANSNIDVRARTDGRWVELSVGDHGIGIPGRDLERIFERFYRVDQGRGRDTGGTGLGLAIVRHVAANHRGEVRVESHEGEGSTFTLRLPAGPGPVAVTQAEAG
- a CDS encoding response regulator transcription factor, producing the protein MGEPETTILVVEDEESFVEALTVGLKREGFRVIVGRDGAEALSLFHAVRPDLVLLDVMLPKISGIDVCREIRTHSRVPIIMVTAKTSEIDTVVGLEVGADDYVSKPYRLRELVARIRAALRRAPRDQPVPSASVLEVGDVRLEPESHEVFVRGDLVTLPLKEFELLEVLLDNAGRVVTRDSLIDRVWGPHYVGDTKTLDVHVKRLRSKIEEDPSTPRRIVTIRGLGYKYEMSK